A region from the Clavibacter sp. A6099 genome encodes:
- a CDS encoding GntR family transcriptional regulator: MDPAPGYRIDPGSAVPPYEQLRAEVARRAADGELPVGARLPTVRALAEQAGVAVNTVARAYKELEADGVIETRGRAGSFVAAQDDVPAPLRASAVAYAQLARRLGASDADARRLVDEALAAG; this comes from the coding sequence ATGGATCCCGCGCCCGGCTACCGCATCGACCCGGGCTCCGCGGTCCCGCCCTACGAGCAGCTCCGCGCCGAGGTCGCGCGCCGGGCCGCCGACGGCGAGCTGCCGGTCGGTGCGCGGCTGCCGACCGTGCGGGCCCTCGCCGAGCAGGCGGGTGTCGCCGTGAACACGGTGGCGCGCGCGTACAAGGAGCTCGAGGCCGACGGCGTCATCGAGACGCGCGGGCGTGCCGGGTCGTTCGTCGCGGCGCAGGACGACGTGCCGGCGCCGCTCCGGGCATCCGCCGTCGCCTACGCGCAGCTCGCGCGGCGGCTCGGCGCCTCCGACGCCGACGCGCGCCGTCTGGTGGACGAGGCGCTCGCGGCCGGCTGA
- a CDS encoding FtsX-like permease family protein has translation MIRLVVAELRHDLRLWIGSAVIAGAAAAILAIMAGIVSSALRLAGAGRISDADLEGVIGFTATPVLLSGITMIIVVGGAAELSVAAQRQDHARWQLAGMTPRRVRRTILGLLAVLAVAAAVAGIAIGAALTQPVFGWLTSRVPTLQGARASQDPLSAASVVVLITALMLLGGRRAARQASRVPPIAALRTPEDPRIRMTVLRWILAATGAAAAAAMGVGMQDLPLTGIGQNGLFVGLAMMVALAAIAPLAVRPVLRAWTALIPARGRPAWYLARHACAHRITQSTSAVVPLTLGIVLVGSATSVTDMFASARASLSGMPAAAPDREADLLLFGAPLVLTLIASAVSVFMTGRARDREFALVQAAGATPRLVRRAAALEAVVYAGTAFLLGVVIVTVASVVVLDALRRTAPETQLSVGAVPMLLLLGAGLLGLLLATLGPTLVALRASIPRAVSA, from the coding sequence GTGATCCGCCTCGTCGTCGCCGAGCTGCGTCACGACCTGCGCCTCTGGATCGGCTCCGCCGTCATCGCCGGCGCGGCCGCCGCGATCCTCGCGATCATGGCCGGCATCGTGTCGAGCGCCCTGCGCCTCGCCGGCGCCGGCCGCATCTCCGACGCGGACCTCGAGGGCGTGATCGGCTTCACGGCCACGCCCGTCCTCCTCAGCGGCATCACCATGATCATCGTCGTCGGCGGGGCGGCCGAGCTGTCCGTCGCGGCACAGCGGCAGGACCACGCCAGGTGGCAGCTGGCCGGCATGACCCCGCGTCGCGTCCGCCGCACGATCCTCGGGCTCCTCGCCGTGCTGGCCGTCGCGGCCGCCGTGGCGGGCATCGCGATCGGCGCCGCCCTCACGCAACCGGTGTTCGGCTGGCTGACGTCCCGGGTGCCGACGCTGCAGGGCGCGCGCGCGAGCCAGGATCCCCTGAGCGCCGCGTCCGTCGTCGTCCTCATCACCGCCCTGATGCTCCTCGGCGGCCGCCGCGCGGCCCGTCAGGCGTCCCGGGTCCCGCCGATCGCCGCCCTGCGCACGCCCGAGGACCCGCGGATCCGGATGACCGTGCTCCGCTGGATCCTGGCGGCGACGGGGGCCGCCGCCGCCGCCGCCATGGGAGTCGGCATGCAGGACCTCCCACTCACGGGCATCGGCCAGAACGGCCTCTTCGTGGGACTCGCGATGATGGTCGCCCTCGCCGCCATCGCCCCCCTGGCGGTGCGGCCCGTGCTGCGCGCCTGGACCGCCCTGATCCCCGCACGCGGACGGCCCGCCTGGTACCTGGCCCGCCACGCGTGCGCGCACCGCATCACCCAGTCGACCTCGGCCGTGGTGCCGCTCACCCTGGGCATCGTGCTCGTGGGCTCGGCCACGAGCGTCACGGACATGTTCGCGAGCGCGCGGGCCTCCCTCTCCGGGATGCCGGCCGCCGCGCCGGACCGCGAAGCGGACCTCCTCCTCTTCGGGGCGCCGCTCGTGCTCACGCTGATCGCCTCCGCCGTCAGCGTCTTCATGACGGGGCGGGCCCGGGACCGCGAGTTCGCCCTGGTGCAGGCCGCGGGCGCGACCCCGCGGCTCGTGCGCAGGGCCGCGGCGCTGGAGGCCGTCGTCTACGCCGGGACCGCGTTCCTGCTCGGCGTCGTGATCGTGACGGTCGCCTCGGTCGTCGTCTTGGACGCCCTGCGGCGGACGGCACCGGAGACGCAGCTCTCCGTGGGTGCCGTCCCGATGCTGCTGCTCCTCGGCGCCGGCCTCCTCGGCCTCCTGCTGGCGACGCTGGGGCCGACGCTCGTGGCGCTCCGTGCGAGCATCCCGCGTGCCGTCTCGGCCTGA
- a CDS encoding ABC transporter ATP-binding protein, with the protein MSDEVHVRAVEVTKAFPGTRKMDEVRVLDGISLGIRPGEMVAIVGPSGSGKSTLLYCLSGLEQVTGGSVSLFGRDPRTTRAEDLARMCQQQVGFVFQSYNLVPSLTARENIALPLRLAGRKVDPASIDAALASVGLRDRGGNLPGELSGGQQQRVAVARALATRPQLLFADEPTGALDSRTGADVLALLREMAAGTRSVVLVTHSAEAAAVADRVLVLRDGTIHAELIRPTADEVSTAIAAARPAHVRDAR; encoded by the coding sequence ATGAGCGATGAGGTGCACGTACGCGCGGTCGAGGTGACGAAGGCGTTCCCGGGGACGCGGAAGATGGACGAGGTCCGGGTGCTCGACGGCATATCCCTCGGCATCCGTCCCGGGGAGATGGTCGCCATCGTCGGGCCGTCGGGTTCGGGGAAGTCCACGCTGCTGTACTGCCTGTCGGGCCTGGAGCAGGTGACGGGCGGATCCGTCTCCCTCTTCGGCCGCGACCCCCGCACGACCCGCGCCGAGGACCTCGCGCGCATGTGCCAGCAGCAGGTGGGGTTCGTCTTCCAGTCGTACAACCTCGTCCCGTCGCTGACCGCGCGGGAGAACATCGCCCTCCCCCTCCGCCTCGCGGGGAGGAAGGTCGATCCCGCCTCGATCGACGCGGCGCTGGCGTCCGTGGGGCTCCGGGACCGCGGCGGGAACCTGCCCGGCGAGCTGTCGGGCGGGCAGCAGCAGCGCGTGGCCGTGGCCCGCGCCCTGGCGACCCGGCCCCAGCTGCTCTTCGCCGACGAGCCGACGGGGGCCCTGGACTCCCGGACCGGCGCGGACGTGCTGGCGCTGCTCCGCGAGATGGCGGCGGGCACGCGGTCCGTGGTGCTCGTCACCCACAGCGCGGAGGCGGCGGCGGTCGCGGACCGCGTGCTCGTCCTGCGGGACGGGACGATCCACGCCGAGCTCATCCGGCCGACAGCGGACGAGGTCTCGACGGCGATCGCCGCGGCCCGGCCGGCGCATGTCCGGGATGCCCGGTGA
- a CDS encoding Lrp/AsnC family transcriptional regulator: MDNLDHRIIDLLRQNGRAGYGDIGGTVGLSASAVKRRVDRLVADGVIRGFTIQVDPAVDGLSTEAYVELFCRGTVAPDELRRILQGVPEVVDAGTVTGDADAIVRIRSRDIPSLEDALEKVRLAPNVDHTRSAIVLSRLVNRTLE; this comes from the coding sequence ATGGACAACCTGGACCACCGGATCATCGACCTCCTCCGCCAGAACGGGCGGGCCGGCTACGGCGACATCGGCGGGACGGTGGGCCTCTCGGCCAGCGCGGTGAAGCGGCGGGTCGACCGGCTGGTGGCCGACGGCGTGATCCGCGGCTTCACCATCCAGGTCGACCCCGCGGTCGACGGCCTCAGCACCGAGGCCTACGTGGAGCTGTTCTGCCGCGGGACGGTCGCGCCCGACGAGCTGCGCCGGATCCTCCAGGGCGTCCCCGAGGTCGTCGACGCGGGCACCGTCACGGGCGACGCGGACGCCATCGTCCGGATCCGCTCCCGCGACATCCCGAGCCTCGAGGACGCCCTCGAGAAGGTGCGCCTCGCCCCGAACGTCGACCACACGCGCAGCGCCATCGTGCTGTCGCGGCTGGTGAACCGGACGCTGGAGTAA
- the ddaH gene encoding dimethylargininase, producing the protein MPSTLSRSADTTAGRTPVAKRVLMCRPDHFDVVYKINPWMDPAVPTDTSLAVRQWQTLYDTYVGLGFQVDLIDGIAGLPDMVYAANGGFTLDGIAYGAAFQHAERQPEGPAYMDWFREAGFDVRVPEQVNEGEGDILLVGDTILAGTGFRSDSTSHAEVARIFDREVVTLRLVNPSFYHLDTAIAVLDDTNIAYLPSAFDADSLDEIERRFPDAVEVSEQDASILGLNSYSDGYNVVIAEKAVGFEASLRERGYNPIGVDLSELLLGGGGVKCCTLELRK; encoded by the coding sequence ATGCCCTCCACCCTCTCCCGATCCGCGGACACGACCGCCGGCCGCACGCCCGTCGCGAAGCGCGTGCTCATGTGCCGGCCCGACCACTTCGACGTGGTCTACAAGATCAACCCGTGGATGGATCCCGCCGTCCCGACCGACACGTCGCTCGCGGTGCGCCAGTGGCAGACCCTCTACGACACGTACGTGGGCCTCGGCTTCCAGGTCGACCTCATCGACGGGATCGCCGGGCTGCCCGACATGGTCTACGCGGCCAACGGCGGCTTCACGCTCGACGGCATCGCCTACGGCGCCGCCTTCCAGCACGCGGAGCGCCAGCCTGAGGGCCCGGCCTACATGGACTGGTTCCGCGAGGCGGGCTTCGACGTGCGCGTGCCCGAGCAGGTCAACGAGGGCGAGGGCGACATCCTCCTCGTCGGCGACACGATCCTCGCGGGCACCGGCTTCCGCAGCGACAGCACCAGCCACGCCGAGGTGGCCCGGATCTTCGACCGCGAGGTCGTGACCCTCCGCCTCGTGAACCCGTCGTTCTACCACCTGGACACCGCGATCGCCGTGCTCGACGACACCAACATCGCCTACCTGCCGAGCGCGTTCGACGCCGACAGCCTCGACGAGATCGAGCGCCGCTTCCCCGACGCGGTCGAGGTCAGCGAGCAGGACGCCTCGATCCTCGGCCTCAACTCCTACAGCGACGGCTACAACGTGGTCATCGCGGAGAAGGCCGTCGGCTTCGAGGCGTCGCTGCGCGAGCGCGGGTACAACCCCATCGGCGTCGACCTGTCCGAGCTGCTGCTCGGCGGCGGCGGCGTGAAGTGCTGCACGCTCGAGCTGCGGAAGTAG
- the rocD gene encoding ornithine--oxo-acid transaminase, whose amino-acid sequence MTDTIDRPAASDAGALAIHAEEAHAAHNYHPLPVVVASGEGAWVTDLDGRRLLDCLAAYSAVNFGHSHPELVRVATEQLGRITLTSRAFHNDKLGPFVTALAELAGKDMVLPMNTGAEAVESGIKVARAWGYRVKGVAAGRAKIIVMAGNFHGRTTTIVSFSDDEEARADFGPFTPGFVTVPYGDAAALEAAIDADTVAVLVEPIQGEAGIVVPPAGYLADVRRICSRERVLMIADEIQSGLGRTGATFECDNSDVVPDLYLLGKALGGGIVPVSAVVGDADVLGVIQPGQHGSTFGGNPLAAAVGHAVVDMLATGEPQERARRLGAVLHARLADLVGHGVLEVRGRGLWAGIDIDPALATGRAVCERLAERGVLAKDTHGSTIRLAPPIVVEEEDLVWAVGQLAEVLAELGAR is encoded by the coding sequence ATGACCGACACCATCGACCGCCCCGCCGCATCCGACGCCGGCGCCCTCGCGATCCACGCCGAGGAGGCGCACGCCGCGCACAACTACCACCCGCTCCCCGTCGTGGTCGCGTCCGGCGAGGGCGCGTGGGTCACCGACCTCGACGGCCGGCGCCTCCTCGACTGCCTCGCCGCGTACTCCGCGGTGAACTTCGGGCACTCGCATCCGGAGCTGGTGCGGGTCGCGACCGAGCAGCTCGGACGGATCACGCTCACGAGCCGCGCGTTCCACAACGACAAGCTGGGCCCGTTCGTCACGGCGCTCGCCGAGCTCGCCGGCAAGGACATGGTCCTGCCGATGAACACGGGCGCCGAGGCCGTGGAGTCCGGGATCAAGGTCGCGCGCGCCTGGGGCTACCGCGTGAAGGGCGTGGCAGCGGGCCGCGCGAAGATCATCGTCATGGCCGGCAACTTCCACGGCCGCACCACCACCATCGTGAGCTTCAGCGACGACGAGGAGGCGCGCGCCGACTTCGGGCCGTTCACGCCCGGCTTCGTCACCGTGCCGTACGGCGACGCCGCGGCGCTCGAGGCCGCGATCGACGCGGACACGGTCGCGGTGCTCGTCGAGCCGATCCAGGGCGAGGCCGGCATCGTCGTGCCGCCCGCGGGGTACCTCGCCGACGTGCGCCGGATCTGCTCGCGCGAGCGGGTGCTGATGATCGCCGACGAGATCCAGTCCGGCCTCGGCCGCACGGGCGCGACCTTCGAGTGCGACAACTCCGACGTCGTGCCCGACCTGTACCTGCTCGGCAAGGCGCTCGGGGGCGGCATCGTGCCCGTCTCCGCGGTCGTCGGGGATGCGGACGTGCTGGGCGTCATCCAGCCGGGGCAGCACGGATCCACGTTCGGCGGCAACCCGCTCGCCGCGGCCGTGGGCCACGCGGTGGTCGACATGCTCGCGACGGGCGAGCCGCAGGAGCGCGCGCGTCGCCTCGGCGCCGTGCTGCACGCCCGGCTGGCGGATCTCGTCGGCCACGGCGTCCTCGAGGTGCGCGGCCGCGGCCTGTGGGCCGGCATCGACATCGACCCGGCGCTCGCCACGGGCCGCGCGGTATGCGAGCGGCTCGCCGAGCGCGGCGTGCTCGCGAAGGACACGCACGGCTCGACGATCCGGCTCGCGCCGCCCATCGTGGTGGAGGAGGAGGACCTCGTCTGGGCCGTCGGCCAGCTCGCCGAGGTGCTCGCGGAGCTCGGGGCGCGCTGA
- a CDS encoding EamA family transporter — protein sequence MTSPGDRAEPAGAHPGSAPGTTPAGVEGAVVGATDAHGARSTAAGAALQVGTIVSVSYGSSLAGLVIPVVGPVLVVAARQVMMAALVLPVARPRIHRMTRAQLVPAVMLGLALSLMNLSYYAAVDRLGLGIAATIEFLGPLSIALLASRRLLDAACALVAAAGVVVLTGLEGRIDAFGLVCGATAAVTWAGYIVFTRRVAERLPGFQGIAVASIVSLVVLVPWALLTLDVGAIDGRILGLLVAIGLLSSAVPYSLDTVILRRITPRLFAVLTSLSPVVAAILGVMVLRESLSPIQLGAIVVVCVAAGVAIATRAPAGPAAPRRPRGPRARTRTRPAAS from the coding sequence GTGACCAGCCCCGGGGACCGCGCCGAGCCCGCGGGCGCGCACCCCGGATCCGCCCCCGGCACCACCCCGGCCGGCGTCGAGGGCGCGGTCGTCGGCGCGACGGATGCCCACGGGGCCCGCAGCACCGCCGCGGGCGCCGCCCTCCAGGTCGGCACGATCGTGAGCGTCAGCTACGGGTCGTCGCTCGCCGGGCTCGTGATCCCCGTCGTCGGCCCCGTGCTCGTCGTCGCCGCGCGGCAGGTGATGATGGCGGCGCTCGTGCTCCCGGTGGCGCGGCCGCGGATCCACCGCATGACGCGCGCCCAGCTCGTGCCCGCCGTGATGCTCGGCCTCGCGCTCTCGCTGATGAACCTCTCGTACTACGCGGCCGTCGACCGGCTGGGCCTCGGCATCGCGGCGACCATCGAGTTCCTCGGCCCGCTGTCGATCGCGCTGCTCGCCTCGCGCCGCCTGCTCGACGCCGCGTGCGCGCTCGTCGCGGCCGCCGGCGTCGTCGTGCTCACCGGGCTCGAGGGGCGGATCGATGCGTTCGGCCTCGTCTGCGGCGCGACCGCCGCGGTCACCTGGGCCGGCTACATCGTCTTCACGCGCCGGGTCGCCGAACGGCTGCCGGGCTTCCAGGGGATCGCGGTCGCCAGCATCGTGAGCCTCGTCGTGCTCGTGCCGTGGGCGCTCCTCACGCTCGACGTCGGTGCGATCGACGGGCGGATCCTCGGCCTGCTCGTGGCGATCGGCCTGCTGTCGTCGGCGGTGCCGTACTCGCTCGACACGGTGATCCTCCGCCGCATCACCCCGCGCCTGTTCGCGGTGCTCACGAGCCTCAGCCCGGTGGTCGCGGCGATCCTCGGCGTGATGGTGCTGCGGGAGTCGCTGTCGCCGATCCAGCTCGGGGCGATCGTGGTCGTGTGCGTCGCGGCGGGCGTGGCCATCGCGACGCGCGCGCCCGCGGGACCCGCGGCGCCCCGCCGGCCGCGCGGCCCCCGGGCGCGGACGCGGACGCGCCCGGCCGCGTCGTAG
- a CDS encoding DUF6226 family protein, with protein sequence MPHYVRPAIDRPPAIDDDGVPYGSRWDDADGLPEAAYSRTSHLERFAPLHAVADALVAHLAATHEVTVVEGPDPALADPHPDAVRSVRIAPRDGAGPTLTLELTAFPGVLLHVDQRMAEAFPPCGCDACDDRWEDVADHLEEAVLAAAGRLPPPPEPFGDLVS encoded by the coding sequence ATGCCCCACTACGTCCGCCCCGCCATCGACCGGCCGCCCGCGATCGACGACGACGGCGTGCCCTACGGATCGCGGTGGGACGACGCCGACGGCCTGCCAGAGGCCGCGTACTCGCGCACCTCGCACCTCGAGCGGTTCGCGCCGCTGCATGCGGTGGCCGACGCGCTGGTGGCGCACCTCGCCGCGACGCACGAGGTGACGGTCGTGGAAGGCCCGGATCCGGCCCTCGCGGATCCGCACCCCGACGCCGTCCGCTCCGTCCGCATCGCTCCGCGGGACGGGGCCGGACCGACGCTCACCCTGGAGCTCACGGCGTTCCCCGGCGTCCTGCTGCACGTGGACCAGCGGATGGCCGAGGCATTCCCGCCCTGCGGCTGCGACGCGTGCGACGACCGATGGGAGGACGTGGCCGACCACCTGGAGGAGGCGGTCCTCGCGGCAGCCGGTCGGCTGCCCCCGCCGCCCGAGCCGTTCGGCGACCTCGTCAGCTGA
- a CDS encoding NAD-dependent epimerase/dehydratase family protein, with the protein MKVLVTGSRGKVGRAAVEALVAAGHDVTGVDLVRPVFDAGVVVPGRYVMADLTDQGDAFAVVAGMDAVVHVAAIPQPTGNPAHVVLQTNLMSTFHMIEAAVRFGVPRFVNISSESIVGNFFPERPFLPDYAPVDEEHPLRPQDPYALSKAFGEQLMDAAVRRSDIRVISLRPSTVHNEDNYASNLGEQVRDAAVLTANLWSYIDADDLADAIVLSVASDLPGHEVFYIAAADNAGGHDFAAELHRHYGDAIELRAIERVDSSGISTAKARRLLGWEPTRSWRDHLDADGNALPR; encoded by the coding sequence GTGAAGGTCCTCGTCACCGGATCCCGCGGCAAGGTCGGCCGCGCCGCCGTGGAGGCGCTCGTCGCCGCCGGGCACGACGTCACGGGCGTCGACCTCGTCCGCCCCGTCTTCGACGCCGGCGTCGTGGTGCCGGGCCGGTACGTGATGGCCGACCTCACCGACCAGGGCGATGCATTCGCGGTCGTCGCCGGCATGGACGCGGTCGTCCACGTCGCCGCGATCCCGCAGCCCACGGGCAACCCCGCGCACGTCGTGCTGCAGACGAACCTGATGTCGACGTTCCACATGATCGAGGCCGCGGTGCGCTTCGGCGTCCCGCGCTTCGTGAACATCTCGAGCGAGAGCATCGTCGGCAACTTCTTCCCGGAGCGGCCGTTCCTGCCCGACTACGCGCCCGTCGACGAGGAGCACCCGCTCCGCCCGCAGGATCCGTACGCCCTCTCCAAGGCCTTCGGCGAGCAGCTGATGGACGCGGCCGTGCGCCGCTCCGACATCCGCGTGATCTCGCTCCGCCCGAGCACCGTGCACAACGAGGACAACTACGCGTCGAACCTCGGCGAGCAGGTGCGCGACGCGGCCGTGCTCACGGCGAACCTCTGGAGCTACATCGACGCGGACGACCTGGCCGACGCGATCGTGCTCTCGGTCGCGTCCGACCTGCCCGGCCACGAGGTCTTCTACATCGCGGCCGCCGACAACGCGGGCGGCCACGACTTCGCCGCCGAGCTGCACCGCCACTACGGCGACGCCATCGAGCTGCGCGCGATCGAGCGGGTCGACTCCTCGGGCATCTCGACCGCGAAGGCGCGCCGCCTGCTCGGCTGGGAGCCGACGCGCAGCTGGCGCGACCACCTCGACGCGGACGGGAACGCGCTGCCGCGCTAG
- a CDS encoding benzoate/H(+) symporter BenE family transporter, with the protein MTAIEVPGGRAQARGAGIVTAVVGFAGTSAVVLTGLTAVGASPSQAASGLLALCVTQGLGTVLLAHRFRRPITLSWSTPGAALLIGSGAVEGGWAAAVGAFLVCGILVLATALWPLLGRLVRLIPASVAAAMLAGVLLPLCVATVTAAVASPLVVLPVVLAWLAAARLAPRWAAPTALAAALVVVGVSLAVAGPATGASLDLAHLVPRIELTAPVFTVAAAVALGIPLFVVTMASQNLPGVAVLASFGYETPWRAAMTTTAAATLVSAPFGGHAVNLAALSAALSAAPSAHPDPDERWRAASAAGWTNLVLGLASAALAAVIVAGPAGVVAAAAGLALAPSLASSLASAVRDPGAHLPAVATFVVAASGITVGGLGAAFCALVAGVLVHLALRTRAMPRDRLDRHEERDAA; encoded by the coding sequence ATGACGGCCATCGAGGTGCCCGGCGGCCGGGCGCAGGCCCGCGGAGCCGGGATCGTCACCGCCGTCGTCGGGTTCGCCGGCACGTCGGCCGTCGTGCTCACCGGCCTCACCGCGGTGGGTGCGTCGCCGTCCCAGGCCGCGTCCGGGCTGCTCGCGCTGTGCGTCACGCAGGGGCTCGGCACCGTGCTCCTCGCGCACCGCTTCCGCCGTCCGATCACGCTCTCGTGGTCGACGCCCGGGGCGGCGCTGCTCATCGGATCCGGCGCGGTCGAGGGCGGATGGGCCGCGGCGGTCGGCGCCTTCCTCGTCTGCGGGATCCTCGTGCTCGCGACCGCGCTCTGGCCGCTGCTCGGCCGGCTCGTGCGCCTCATCCCGGCGAGCGTGGCCGCGGCGATGCTCGCGGGCGTGCTCCTCCCGCTCTGCGTCGCGACCGTGACGGCGGCGGTCGCCTCCCCGCTCGTCGTGCTGCCCGTGGTCCTCGCCTGGCTCGCCGCCGCCCGCCTCGCCCCGCGCTGGGCGGCCCCGACCGCGCTGGCCGCCGCGCTCGTGGTGGTCGGCGTCTCGCTCGCGGTCGCAGGGCCCGCGACCGGGGCGTCGCTCGACCTCGCGCACCTCGTGCCGCGGATCGAGCTGACGGCCCCCGTGTTCACCGTCGCCGCGGCCGTGGCGCTCGGGATCCCGCTGTTCGTCGTGACCATGGCGTCGCAGAACCTGCCGGGCGTCGCGGTGCTCGCGAGCTTCGGCTACGAGACGCCGTGGCGCGCCGCGATGACGACGACCGCGGCGGCGACCCTCGTGAGCGCGCCGTTCGGCGGGCACGCCGTGAACCTCGCGGCGCTGTCGGCCGCGCTCTCCGCCGCGCCCTCCGCGCATCCGGACCCGGACGAGCGGTGGCGCGCAGCCAGCGCGGCGGGGTGGACCAACCTCGTGCTCGGGCTGGCGTCGGCGGCGCTCGCGGCCGTGATCGTCGCGGGTCCGGCGGGCGTCGTGGCGGCCGCCGCCGGGCTCGCGCTCGCGCCGTCGCTCGCGTCCAGCCTGGCGTCGGCGGTGCGGGATCCGGGGGCGCACCTGCCCGCGGTCGCGACGTTCGTGGTGGCGGCGTCCGGGATCACGGTCGGCGGGCTCGGCGCCGCGTTCTGCGCGCTCGTGGCCGGCGTCCTGGTGCACCTCGCGCTCCGGACGCGCGCGATGCCGCGTGACAGACTCGATCGACACGAGGAGCGCGACGCCGCATGA
- a CDS encoding M23 family metallopeptidase, with translation MAATIAASALLLGLGVPSAQAAEEYPTWSEVQAARSSEQATADQVTRITSLISGLSAEVEAATALALQRADEHAAAVDALDEATGELQALESKAERAQADADEAKRQVGQLVAQLARSGGGGDVSLRLFTSGGEDADALLARMGTATKLADRQDTAFTAAVTSARTAASLGKQASVAKEALAVLAADAEAKLQEASAAQSRADQALAEQEARSSELQAQLTTLRDSRISVEEGFAIGERKRQEEAAAEARRQADARAAAAAAAAAANAAARPPANAPRPPSSGGQPSSSGWTMPIRSYGFYQSYGMRLHPIAKVWRLHAGDDFGTGCGTPIYAAAAGTVQFAGGSSGFGNAITLNHGGGVTSVYGHMYSYGVMVRTGQTVQAGQQIGAVGSAGYSTGCHLHFEIRQGGVATSPMPFLRNRGV, from the coding sequence ATGGCCGCGACCATCGCCGCCTCGGCCCTCCTGCTCGGCCTCGGCGTCCCGTCCGCGCAGGCCGCGGAGGAGTACCCCACCTGGTCCGAGGTGCAGGCCGCGCGCTCGAGCGAGCAGGCCACCGCCGACCAGGTCACGCGCATCACCTCCCTCATCTCCGGCCTCTCCGCCGAGGTCGAGGCCGCCACGGCCCTCGCCCTCCAGCGCGCCGACGAGCACGCCGCCGCGGTGGACGCGCTCGACGAGGCCACCGGCGAGCTCCAGGCCCTCGAGTCCAAGGCCGAGCGGGCGCAGGCCGACGCGGACGAGGCGAAGCGCCAGGTCGGCCAGCTCGTGGCGCAGCTCGCGCGCAGCGGCGGAGGCGGCGACGTCTCGCTCCGCCTCTTCACGAGCGGCGGCGAGGACGCGGACGCCCTCCTCGCCCGCATGGGCACGGCCACCAAGCTCGCCGACCGGCAGGACACCGCGTTCACCGCCGCCGTCACCTCGGCCCGCACGGCCGCGTCCCTCGGCAAGCAGGCGTCCGTCGCGAAGGAGGCGCTCGCCGTCCTCGCCGCCGACGCCGAGGCCAAGCTGCAGGAGGCGTCCGCGGCGCAGTCCCGCGCGGATCAGGCGCTCGCCGAGCAGGAGGCCCGCAGCTCGGAGCTCCAGGCGCAGCTCACCACGCTCCGCGACTCCCGCATCTCCGTCGAGGAGGGCTTCGCTATCGGCGAGCGGAAGCGCCAGGAGGAGGCGGCCGCCGAGGCCCGCCGCCAGGCCGACGCGCGTGCCGCGGCCGCAGCTGCCGCCGCCGCCGCGAACGCCGCCGCGCGTCCGCCGGCCAACGCGCCCCGCCCGCCGTCGTCGGGCGGCCAGCCCTCGTCGTCCGGCTGGACGATGCCCATCCGCAGCTACGGCTTCTACCAGTCCTACGGCATGCGCCTGCACCCCATCGCGAAGGTCTGGCGCCTGCACGCGGGCGACGACTTCGGGACCGGGTGCGGGACGCCCATCTACGCGGCGGCCGCCGGCACGGTGCAGTTCGCGGGCGGATCCAGCGGCTTCGGCAACGCGATCACCCTGAACCACGGCGGCGGCGTCACGAGCGTGTACGGCCACATGTACTCGTACGGCGTGATGGTGCGCACGGGCCAGACCGTGCAGGCGGGGCAGCAGATCGGCGCCGTCGGCAGCGCGGGGTACAGCACCGGCTGCCACCTCCACTTCGAGATCCGGCAGGGCGGCGTCGCGACCTCTCCCATGCCCTTCCTCCGCAACCGCGGCGTCTGA